A portion of the Corynebacterium rouxii genome contains these proteins:
- the obgE gene encoding GTPase ObgE: MARFVDRVVLHLEAGDGGNGCASVHREKFKPLGGPDGGNGGHGGDIILTVSPQAHTLLDLHYRPHLKAQRGANGAGDHRNGARGQDLVLEVPAGTVVMSESGETLADLTSPGMTFIAAKGGFGGLGNAALASAARKAPGFALKGEPGEQHDVILELKSMADIGLVGFPSAGKSSLISVMSAAKPKIGDYPFTTLQPNLGVVDMGNDAFTIADVPGLIPGASQGKGLGLDFLRHIERTAVLAHVVDAATLEPGRDPISDIEALEEELAAYQSALDEDTSLGDLRERARIVILNKADIPEALELAEFLKEDIEEKFGWPVFIISAVARKGLDPLKYAMLDLVQQSRKKRPKQKVEERIVVRPQAVDARKKNKDFEILEDPQVENGYLVVGEKPERWIIQTDFENDEAVGYLADRLARMGVEDALWKKGARAGCTVTIGEVSFEWEPTTAAGVEVQMSGRGTDMRLERNTRVSAQERKRASQVRRGLIDEYDFGDDQKVTRESANRDRWQG, encoded by the coding sequence ATGGCACGTTTCGTAGACCGCGTGGTCCTACACCTTGAAGCAGGCGACGGCGGCAACGGCTGTGCTTCTGTGCACCGCGAGAAGTTCAAGCCCCTCGGTGGCCCAGATGGTGGTAATGGCGGACACGGTGGCGATATTATCCTTACCGTCTCCCCGCAAGCACATACCCTCCTCGATCTGCATTACCGCCCACACCTGAAAGCCCAGCGCGGTGCTAACGGTGCCGGTGACCACCGCAACGGTGCTCGCGGCCAAGACCTCGTATTGGAGGTCCCCGCTGGCACCGTCGTCATGAGCGAATCAGGTGAGACGCTTGCTGATCTCACATCCCCTGGCATGACCTTCATCGCAGCCAAGGGCGGCTTTGGTGGCTTGGGCAACGCGGCACTGGCCTCCGCTGCGCGTAAGGCGCCAGGCTTTGCGCTCAAAGGTGAACCCGGCGAACAACACGACGTGATCCTCGAGCTGAAGTCCATGGCAGACATCGGTTTGGTGGGATTCCCTAGTGCAGGTAAGTCCTCGTTGATTTCTGTGATGTCTGCTGCAAAACCAAAGATCGGCGATTACCCATTCACCACTTTGCAGCCAAATCTCGGCGTGGTGGACATGGGCAATGATGCCTTTACCATCGCAGACGTGCCAGGTCTTATCCCTGGTGCTTCCCAAGGCAAGGGCCTCGGCCTCGACTTCCTGCGTCACATCGAGCGCACCGCTGTGCTCGCACACGTGGTGGATGCGGCAACCCTTGAACCTGGCCGCGACCCCATTTCGGATATTGAGGCGCTCGAGGAAGAACTCGCAGCTTATCAATCGGCGTTGGATGAAGACACCAGCCTAGGTGATCTGCGCGAGCGTGCTCGCATTGTCATTTTGAACAAGGCGGATATTCCTGAAGCCCTTGAGCTCGCAGAGTTCCTCAAAGAAGACATTGAGGAGAAGTTCGGCTGGCCGGTGTTTATCATCTCTGCGGTTGCCCGCAAAGGCCTTGATCCGCTGAAATACGCGATGCTGGATTTGGTGCAGCAATCTCGCAAGAAGCGCCCGAAGCAAAAAGTGGAAGAGCGTATCGTGGTGCGCCCGCAGGCTGTGGATGCCCGCAAGAAGAACAAGGACTTTGAGATTCTGGAGGATCCACAGGTCGAAAACGGCTACCTCGTTGTTGGTGAGAAGCCGGAGCGCTGGATCATCCAAACCGACTTTGAAAACGACGAGGCCGTGGGTTACTTGGCCGATCGTCTTGCCCGCATGGGCGTGGAGGATGCCCTGTGGAAGAAGGGTGCGCGCGCAGGCTGCACCGTGACTATCGGCGAAGTGTCCTTCGAGTGGGAGCCCACCACCGCAGCGGGCGTGGAAGTCCAGATGTCGGGCCGTGGTACCGATATGCGTCTCGAGCGCAACACTCGTGTTTCTGCACAAGAACGCAAGCGTGCGTCTCAGGTACGCCGTGGCCTTATCGACGAGTACGACTTTGGCGATGACCAGAAGGTCACCCGTGAGTCGGCTAACCGTGATCGCTGGCAGGGCTAG
- the rpmA gene encoding 50S ribosomal protein L27 encodes MAHKKGASSSSNGRDSEAKRLGVKRFGGQQVNAGEILVRQRGTKFHPGENVGRGGDDTLFALKAGAVEFITKRNRRLVNIVENETVDA; translated from the coding sequence ATGGCACACAAGAAGGGTGCATCAAGCTCCAGCAACGGTCGTGACTCTGAGGCAAAGCGCCTTGGCGTTAAGCGATTCGGTGGCCAGCAGGTCAACGCCGGCGAGATCCTCGTTCGTCAGCGTGGCACCAAGTTTCACCCAGGTGAGAACGTCGGACGCGGTGGCGACGACACTTTGTTCGCACTGAAGGCAGGCGCTGTTGAGTTCATCACCAAGCGCAACCGTCGTCTGGTCAACATTGTTGAGAACGAGACTGTAGACGCCTAA
- the rplU gene encoding 50S ribosomal protein L21, producing the protein MYAIVKTGGKQYKVAEGDFVKVEKIEGEPGSSVALTPILLVDGADVTTKAADLAKVSVTAEIVEAVKGPKIKILKYKNKTGYKKRQGHRQQLTVLKITGIK; encoded by the coding sequence ATGTACGCGATCGTCAAGACCGGCGGCAAGCAGTACAAGGTTGCCGAAGGTGACTTCGTCAAGGTCGAGAAGATCGAGGGTGAGCCGGGTTCGTCCGTGGCTCTCACCCCGATTCTGCTCGTCGATGGCGCAGATGTAACCACCAAGGCAGCTGACCTCGCTAAGGTGAGCGTCACCGCTGAGATCGTAGAGGCCGTTAAGGGCCCTAAGATCAAGATTCTGAAGTACAAGAACAAGACCGGTTACAAGAAGCGTCAGGGACACCGTCAGCAGTTGACGGTTCTCAAGATCACCGGCATCAAGTAA